In the Tenrec ecaudatus isolate mTenEca1 chromosome 16, mTenEca1.hap1, whole genome shotgun sequence genome, one interval contains:
- the SFXN3 gene encoding sideroflexin-3 isoform X2 has protein sequence MGELPLNINIQEPRWDQSTFMGRARHFFTVTDPRNLLLSGAQLEASRNIVQNYRAGVVAPGLTEDQLWRAKYVYDSAFHPDTGEKLVLIGRMSAQVPMNMTITGCMLTFYRQTPTVVFWQWVNQSFNAIVNYSNRSGDAPITVGQLGTAYVSATTGAVATALGLKSLTKHLPPLVGRFVPFAAVAAANCINIPLMRQRELQVGIPVTDEEGQRLGQSVAAAKQGIFQVVISRICMAIPAMAIPPVIMDSLEKKDFLKRRPWLGAPLQVGLVGFCLVFATPLCCALFPQKSSIHVSRLEPDLRAQIHEQTPSIQVVFYNKGL, from the exons ATGGGGGAGTTGCCCTTAAATATCAACATCCAAGAACCTCGCTGGGATCAAAGCACGTTCATGGGCAGAGCCCGGCACTTCTTCACTGTCACCGACCCCCGGAATCTGCTGCTCTCTGGAGCCCAGCTGGAAGCTTCCCGAAACATTGTACAGAACTAcag GGCCGGTGTGGTGGCTCCAGGGCTCACCGAAGACCAGCTGTGGAGAGCTAAATACGTGTACGATTCCGCCTTCCACCCAGACACGGGGGAGAAGCTTGTGCTGATTGGCAGGATGTCGGCCCAGGTGCCCATGAACATGACCATCACTGGCTGCATGCTCACCTTCTACAGGCAG ACCCCGACTGTGGTGTTCTGGCAGTGGGTGAATCAGTCCTTCAATGCCATCGTCAACTACTCCAACCGGAGCGGTGACGCTCCCATCACAGTTGG GCAGCTGGGAACAGCTTATGTGAGTGCCACTACTGGGGCTGTGGCCACAGCTCTGGGCCTCAAATCCCTCACCAAG CACCTGCCCCCCCTGGTGGGCAGATTTGTTCCTTTTGCAGCCGTGGCTGCTGCCAACTGcatcaacatccccctgatgagGCAGAG GGAGCTGCAGGTGGGAATCCCAGTGACTGATGAGGAAGGTCAGAGGCTTGGCCAGTCAGTGGCTGCAGCCAAACAGGGAATCTTCCAGGTGGTGATATCGAGAATCTGCATGGCCATTCCTGCCATGG ccattcCCCCTGTGATCATGGACAGTCTGGAGAAGAAGGACTTTCTGAAG CGCCGCCCCTGGCTGGGGGCACCCCTGCAGGTGggactggtgggcttctg CCTGGTCTTTGCCACCCCCCTGTGCTGTGCCCTGTTCCCTCAGAAGAG ctCCATCCATGTGAGCAGGCTGGAGCCGGACCTGCGAGCTCAGATCCATGAGCAAACCCCCAGCATCCAAGTGGTTTTCTACAACAAGGGGCTTTGA
- the SFXN3 gene encoding sideroflexin-3 isoform X1 — translation MGELPLNINIQEPRWDQSTFMGRARHFFTVTDPRNLLLSGAQLEASRNIVQNYRAGVVAPGLTEDQLWRAKYVYDSAFHPDTGEKLVLIGRMSAQVPMNMTITGCMLTFYRQTPTVVFWQWVNQSFNAIVNYSNRSGDAPITVGQLGTAYVSATTGAVATALGLKSLTKHLPPLVGRFVPFAAVAAANCINIPLMRQRELQVGIPVTDEEGQRLGQSVAAAKQGIFQVVISRICMAIPAMAIPPVIMDSLEKKDFLKRRPWLGAPLQVGLVGFCLVFATPLCCALFPQKRPEAHGGQTRPGHTAPSIRSWLPGVGSFLEQTECLPGVKRLGALPAPSSEPLGVWRGRGARSKLIQQAPSNLPP, via the exons ATGGGGGAGTTGCCCTTAAATATCAACATCCAAGAACCTCGCTGGGATCAAAGCACGTTCATGGGCAGAGCCCGGCACTTCTTCACTGTCACCGACCCCCGGAATCTGCTGCTCTCTGGAGCCCAGCTGGAAGCTTCCCGAAACATTGTACAGAACTAcag GGCCGGTGTGGTGGCTCCAGGGCTCACCGAAGACCAGCTGTGGAGAGCTAAATACGTGTACGATTCCGCCTTCCACCCAGACACGGGGGAGAAGCTTGTGCTGATTGGCAGGATGTCGGCCCAGGTGCCCATGAACATGACCATCACTGGCTGCATGCTCACCTTCTACAGGCAG ACCCCGACTGTGGTGTTCTGGCAGTGGGTGAATCAGTCCTTCAATGCCATCGTCAACTACTCCAACCGGAGCGGTGACGCTCCCATCACAGTTGG GCAGCTGGGAACAGCTTATGTGAGTGCCACTACTGGGGCTGTGGCCACAGCTCTGGGCCTCAAATCCCTCACCAAG CACCTGCCCCCCCTGGTGGGCAGATTTGTTCCTTTTGCAGCCGTGGCTGCTGCCAACTGcatcaacatccccctgatgagGCAGAG GGAGCTGCAGGTGGGAATCCCAGTGACTGATGAGGAAGGTCAGAGGCTTGGCCAGTCAGTGGCTGCAGCCAAACAGGGAATCTTCCAGGTGGTGATATCGAGAATCTGCATGGCCATTCCTGCCATGG ccattcCCCCTGTGATCATGGACAGTCTGGAGAAGAAGGACTTTCTGAAG CGCCGCCCCTGGCTGGGGGCACCCCTGCAGGTGggactggtgggcttctg CCTGGTCTTTGCCACCCCCCTGTGCTGTGCCCTGTTCCCTCAGAAGAG gccagaagctcatgGAGGGCAGACCAGACCTGGACACACAGCGCCATCCATCCGCAGCTGGCTGCCAGGAGTTGGGAGCTTCTTGGAACAGACTGAGTGTCTCCCTGGGGTCAAGCgcctgggggctcttccagccccTTCTTCTGAGCCCTTGGGGGTCTGGAGAGGCAGAGGGGCTAGAAGCAAACTAATCCAACAGGCACCAAGTAACCTTCCTCCCTAG